aaactatatcatgttacatatcaaatgaaagagcttattgtaaggatttaaaataatatttatatatttttataattttcaaatcaacagtttagaagttattcaagaaaataggcaaaaaatgaccatccccccccccctatctccgaaactactaggtctaaaattttgaaaaaaatacataaaataggtatacctatagatgacaggaaaacctattagaaatgtacagtcaagcgtgagtcggacttaattacagtttttaatccgacccctacggattttttaaagagatttcactcacgtttcacataaaaaatacattgttaacagtgccggattacttagagtagtagttttcttagagtaattggtgataattttctgataacataatcattttaaatatttaacggtcttacctacttacgagtaattgtaaggtcaaattaaaattatgtttaaaaaaaatgttaaattgagagctagcttaaagttttttgtactcgtcgactttaatggttgaattaataaagactttgtaaccaataagcaaaacaagcacgtgcttagggcaccacgttcaggaggggcaccaaaatgccaggttgaaaaaggtgaacaaattttaaaattagggacagacacatcgtttttaccacacgagtttttttagctgtccaaaagctaatttacaaaaataatggcgcgtaattctttgggaaacaatcggtagcagtagaagagtcgtgattacatgcatagattcgatttcaacccactcttttgcggttcggtgTTAGGTCTTATgtgaggccttctgccttaattacacttgggcgtggatccaaatccaagctttcctttcgcagctaggcctactgcctttctcacacttcgccaattcaattccaagctctgctttcttgcatattttatgcatgaaaacaacctcgaatatcgaagcctaagaaatatcgagccctatgcgaagctaggctgatagaaaactgtcccatcccttgtctgtatgaaatcctggattcgcgtctggttgggactaaaagtaaaattgcgtatatcgaaaaattttcgcgctcgcttcgctcgcgttttcaataactttataaggtatgataaaggtgacattcgggtggcgactgcagcaacattactctgttgcaacgttactgctgcagtactgtcaacttccgtgataaaattatgtgactgatttccatactaaaagtaaaaatttacaactgtctatcatattgcgtttttatatcgaaaaatttccgcgctcgcttcgctcgcgtttctattactttctaagctatgataaaggtgacattcgggtggcgactgcaacagcattaggtactctgttgcaacattactactgcggcactgtcaattttcgtgataaaatgatgtgactgcatgatttccattctcagctgtaacgcggcaatgaacttctctcaatttaccaaaaaatcaatgtaatcttgatgacccgagggagagggggcacctagaaatccttagggcatcaacatatcttaatccggcactgattgttaaaaattgtgtaatatacggaacccttggaacgcgagtccgactcgcacttggccggtttttaggattgtaaatggtacctactattatacatattatgtatccgTACTTACTCATATCGAGTAAGTATTATGTACAagtttattttcaccacaccagctcggaaaggcttactttgcacttcaaaaactgatagcaaagttgcattttattcacatgtgaggcaaagtaatcaaatgcaaattttgagttgttttcttatgtttgctggtagaatagACTTTTAAATGATATGATTATTATTATGAATGTATTTGGAATTGattttgttttatgttttacatttaatatttgcttcgggttggtgtggtgaaaacttttgtgtttcactcgggggcaaattttgtttaaccctaaCAAATAACTAGATATTATAATatgctataaaataaataaacttatacTAAGTTAAGATAATTATGATTTTtctgttattttaaatactatATGCATCGATTACTGAAACCCGGACAGGCGATTCTGATAATTTGCCACATTGTCCCAACTTGGCTTCGTATCTGCCTCTTCAAACATTGCAATGGTTTTTATGTTTGGTTTCAGACCCATTCGGATCAAATGCCGTTCCGCTGCGAGTTCTGCTCGCGGCACTTCAAGCACAAGAGGTCCCGCGACCGCCACGTGAAGCTGCACACCGGCGACCGCAAGTACCGCTGTCCGCATTGCGAGTCCGCCTTCTCCAGGAGGTATGATATGTTTTGCTCACTGATCATACATGCACCAAGGACCAATATAGCcagatattaaattaaatttcctgataatatgtatattgtatggatttttaaagaaatggGCATACCTAGACTAGACAAAAAAACGTTGGATAAAATTAGCGCAAAGATACATACATCCCACAGTTACGTTATGTGTATAACTAGATAAGATATGGACGCATTTGTATACGAACAAAAGTGTGTCCCTAATTCTAAAGAATAATGAGCTTTAGGAGGATCCGTCCTAATGGTTGTCACCATAATTAGAttcttataagtaggtatttatggaATAGAAAAGCCTCGAAGCCAGTAGGATACAATATCCTTAAGTCAAAGCCTATTGATGTTCGTGCGAGTAATGCACACGGTAACGGTAAGAGGACGCGAGGTGCGACAATGGGCCTTTAAGATTGATCACCGTCGTGGCACAAAGCTCGCTCCTCGACCACGATGCGTCACCTTTTTCGTCACCTCGCCGCGGTCACGTGACTAATTCCACGCAATTTGTCGGCCCAACGAACCGCCGTCGAGTGAAAAGAGATGATGCGCTGACAAATGGCGTCGAGGGTCTCACAAAAATGAAATAATGGCCCGTACCTAAACTGGCACGACGAGCCCGGCCATTAGCGGAGGTGTTTGGGCGAACGCCTCTATTCTGTAGTTTGCGTGAAAAGCCTCTTTGTTAGTTCTGTTTGGTTCGTGCTTTATGTGGGCACTTATGTCTCATATGACAAATTGTCATCAGTGGTCACATAAAAGACGACTTTATCTCTCGTGGATGTTTTCGAACTGACATTTACATTTTTTGTGGGTGTAATTTGGGAATGTCTGACGCTCAgctcataaaattaaaaatgaatcTTATTATATTTGTGAGGCTTAAGTATCAAGTATAAGTAAGTATCTGCTTAGAAAGTAaattgtaccatcacgctccgcgattgttgcgccatttagggccctagctaaattggttgttcaatacttacgctatagaattatcaatttagcaagaaccttaaatggcataacaatcccgtgtggtgactgtactattaattaggtaggtatctacACATTTATCTtcaaaatcaaaattataaGCATCTAATATGTACCACAGTCATCCATCAGTAAATAGTAAGTATAGTACTGAATAACAAAAATCAGTTAGGTCCTTTTATATTGAAAACTAATCATTTTCTTGCGAGATCCTTAATAAttatgctttttagggttccgtacaaaaaagGTATTTTTCTCTGTTTCTTACACGACTTCCTTTTTTCCAGCGATCACCTAAAGATCCACATGAAGACGCACGACATTCAGAAGCCTTTCCAATGCACCGTGTGCAACCGCGGCTACAACACCGCGGCGGCGCTCACGTCACACATGCAGGGGCACAAGCGCGACCGCGAAGGCCGGGAGACCGAACGGCGGCGCGCACTGCGTTGCCCGCGGTGCGGAGACGCTTTCCGCAGGACTGACCTCTTGCAGGTTAGTAATAGTCCTATATTGCTTGTTTATTCGATCGCGGATACAACACCGCGGCGGCGCTGAAATCGCACAAGTAGTGCAACTAGCGCGACCGCGATGGCATCAGGGAGACCGATACCTAAGTGCGGCGCGGCGGTGAGGAGTAGGTACGCTTCCCGCGATAAGGGGACTCTTTCTGAAGGACTAAGCTCTTCTTACAGGTTATTATGTAGTAGcgtacataatatattgttaGTTTATTCAACCGCGAAGGCGCTCACGTCGCACATTCTGTCACATGCTGTTACATATAGGGGGTCACAACCAAGATCACGAGGAAGATCTCGATGAATCCTTAGGATAtgattcaattaaaattaaacttaagATTTAGTCCTTTAACAATCGGAAAAAAAATTGTCCGTTTCCAGGCTCACATGACCAGCGCCCACGGTGTTGACGCAACGGCACTCACTCCCCCGCGACGCGTCGCCTCGCAGCCGCCACCCACGCTCCTTGCTTGCATCTACTGCACACGAGACACCTTCACGAGCATGGAGCAGTTGCAATTACACGTCCGAGCCGCTCATTCAGCATTACTCAATGGCGAAACCCCTTCAGATCAGGTCGTCGAACAACCCGCGCCTACAGATCTCAGCAGGAGAGCTGAAGAACCGTCGGTCAAGCGTCGACGCTCGGACTCTGCAACGCCCCAACTGGCCTTGTCGCCTGGAACTCTGCTCTGCAATCAATGCGACGCGGCCCTCCCTGACTTTGAAGCGTTTCGCGCACATTTGAAAGGCCACCTCGAAGAGGGTGGGGAGTTGAATCGATCTAGCCCAACGCCGTGCCCTCACTGCGGGGCCTCTTTCGCAGATGCGGCGGCTTCGGAGCGCCATCTCGCCGCACACTATCTGGCGGTGTCCTGCGAATACACGTGCCACAGCTGCGCGCGTAGTTTTCCTACGCCGGACGATTTGCAAAAGCATCTACTGGATCTGCACGCTCATCACCTTTACCGCTGTTCTCTTTGCAAGGAAATTTTTGACTCGAAAGTAGCCATTCAGGTGAGCatttataggttttataaagtacctatatCGATTAGGTATTTGTAAGCTCTTACATTTAACTTCATAGTCCACAGCactattacttttatttaataatgattgTCATCGGTTAGCCGTAAATAATGTGCTTTCGACAACGCGCTTGTTTTTCCTTCTCATAGGTACGATTTTTTCTTGCTCCTCAGGTGCACTTTGCCGTGGCGCACAGCGGCGAGAGCAAAGTATGGGTGTGCCGGTCTTGCGGCGGCACGCCGCTGCGCTCGGAGGCGGAGGGCGCGGCGCACGTGCGGGCACGgcacagcgcggcgcgctgCGCGTGCGGCGCCGTGCTGGCAGGCGCGCGCGCGCTGCGGGCCCACGCGCAGCTGCATGCCTACCGCTGCCCCGCGCCCGGCTGCGCCGAGTCCTTCGCCGTGCAGTACCTGCTCGAGAGGCATATGCAGGCGCACCACGCCGTCACACACCAGGTTAGAAGGACGTTACTATATCACTGCTAACCATCTTCAACGTTTTCTAAGATTTACTTTTACAGTCAGTAGGTGTATAACTATGTTGAATTTTTACACACCTCAACAAACTCGACACACTCAAACACAACAAGTGTTtgatttcataatttttttacgaTGGTGCAAGAAATCTGAAAGTAACGGAAAAGTTTCAGATTATTTCGTTTTCGACTACCAATGACTTGTATtactgacaaaaaaaaacaagtcaGATTTTACAGGAATTACCTATGTTTTTCATACTTTAGGGTTTGAACGGCGACAGCACGCGACCAAAGCGAGTAGAAAACAACAACTCCGGCGACGGCGCGGACGGCTCTTGCTCGCCGTGCGCCGGGGGCGAGGCTGGCGGCGACGAGCGCCGCCGCAAGAACGGCGCCGTCGCGCTGCAGTGCGCCTACTGCGGCGAGCGCACGCGCTCCCGCGCCGAGCTGGAGGCGCACACGCGCGCGCACtcgggcgccgccgccgccaggcACAAGTGCCTCATCTGCGACGAGATCCTGCCCTCCGCTGCCGTGCTCGCCGAGCACAAACTCACGCATTGCAAGGTAAAGAATGCCCAATTTATTTCAAGATAAGAACTTTAACCTGAGTACCTACAGTCACGCCTGAAAATATCGAAAAGACACACACAAGAAAATACCAAAAAATGAAGACACAACTTTATTGCCCatactattattatattttaacccaggctgacatttcaaaaatgacaatcgaatgtcagtcttactcatcgaaaatagaacacatgtttgaagtgccgtatgtgggaaatatatatcccttagcctggtaaagggttaaggtaCGATTTAGACGTGGCTGTATACCTAAACAAcaacataaatataaaaacaatatttaaacaCTTCAATTATTTACTTACTCGTATTTGAAACCTTCATTAACTGCACTTCCTTCGTTGAGTTCTTATGGGAAAAATTTAGAATTGATCAAATTCGCAATTTCAGGTGGTAGCCGGTGACACGTGCGCTCGATGCCGCGCGCGACTGCCGTCCGAGGAATCTTTCCTGAGCCATATGGCGCGCCACCACCCTGCGCTGCCAGCGCCCTGCGTCGTGTGCCGCCAGACGCTCGCTTCCGAGGCCGAGGCGCGCCTGCACGCGCGTTTCCACCTGCGCTGCTCGGGTGATGAACAGCGCTGCGCTATTTGTCTACGCGCGCTGCCCGAGGGCGAGGCCGGCGCCGGAGCGCGCGCCTGCGCTGCATGCTACGCGCGccacgccgcgccgcgcgctccTCCGCCCGCCGACCACGACTGTCGCCTCTGCCGTCGTGCCCTCGGTTCGCCCACACGTCTGCAGGCCCACCTCATTGAACACACGTTCGCGGGCATCGGCGCATTCACCTGCTACCTTTGCTCCGCCGTATTCACGAGCGCGGCCGGCCTGCAGCGCCACCTACCCGAGCACGCGTCAGCGCCGCGTCCCTACGACTGCGCTCGCTGCGGCCTCAAGTTTTTCTTCCGCGCAGAGCTAGATAACCACTCGTTCGTACATCTCGAAGAGGCAGAAATAGCGCAACGAGCGTTCTATGAGGCGTATGCGCGCGGCGCGGCCTCGGCGTGGGCCGCGCTGGCCCCGCCGGAGCCGACACCCGCCTCCGAGCCGGACGCGCCCGTCAAGCGCGAGCCCGAGATAAAGGAGGAGAAGACGGACGAGTACATCGAGGTgggctcgccgccgccgccgccgccgccgccgccctcGACGCCGCCGGCCGAGCCCGTCGTGAAGCAGGAGAAGCCCGACGAAGACTGAAGGGTCCGTCGACCTATTTCGTCCGTGACGCGGGCCCATCCCCGCTGCAATACTAGATTACGTCCCGACTAGCTTATGTTAGATAGATAGTtatgttaaaattaatataataatcgTTGAAATTTTGCGTTTAGAACGCCGTATTTTcagtaagtaaaaaaatagcaTCATTATGTTGATTAAGTGATGTATGTTTTATAATGTTTACATGGGTATTTGTAAAAATTGTTAAGTTAATAAATTATCCTGTTAAGCTTCATTTATCTAAGCGaaagtttgttttattttaaccttAAAAAATGCTCAAATAACCATTTTATTATGTTAAGAAAAGACGCTTTCCACGAGGAATTACGTACATACATTGAACAGGTTGTTCCTATCTCTACCGCTCACGCGTAATTATACATATTGCTGTCCCGCACATGATGACGGCGGTCAATGACACTGTGCGGgatagcaatataattatgcgcgtgcggtTAATATACCATGGAGATAATGACATTCCTCGAGATAATTAATCCTCCTAAGCGGTAGCCACCTGACTCTGTATCCAGGGCAGCAACGCGGCGACGTTGACGTAGGCGGCGGGCACGTTGGCATTAGCGCAGCCGAGCCCCCAGGCCACCAGCCCGACCACCACCCACTGCCCGTTCACTTGGCACACGAGCCCCGAACCGCCGTCACCCTGAAACGATACAACTTCGATTTAACCGGTAATTACGGTACTTAGGTATTGCACGACAGAGGGGTATTAAGGAGTTattagggagtattactgcaatgttctgccgccagagtgcagcactaatttgtttagtaaaccatagactAATGGTAaaattccatttctgaccgcagctgcactactggtactgaacgcgtcggtgttattgtcaatttccatagtaaaatgaacggtagtgcagctgtcgttggaaatggactgtcaccttaacttaaaaattactaggccttaaacagttttttgacaaattttcactatgacattgatgcatcaaggcggtttgtttacagacggcctaccgcgaaacccgAAAATCgatatttctttatctgcctctccatcgatcgaataggcaagagtgatagagaggtagaaaccgaactttcgattgtcgtgtttcacggtaggccatgtgattggcaGAGTCTCTACGCAGAGTTTGCGTAAAATTCCCTTACCTTACCCACACTTAGTTCCGACATACCACAACATTATTAGTTCTAATACGTAGTTGACATAGAGCAGAGGGTGTTATTGAAATCACGTTTAATGAGCGATATTAACTTTGCCCTGCTTGGATGTCCTACTTTTCAATTACTAACGAAGCATGAAGGCACTATTACAAGGGCACTCTAATTTCACAGTTTGTGCTCTAGGGctttgtataggtacttattggtGTAAATTAAAAAGTAATCATTAGGAATATTAGGGTGTTTGTTGACCACATGaagttaaatttatttttcacatcacctaatcagaaaatggatttttcttccttgctaggagggatcaaagtggcacttttctgttcaaggaCATTTCGATGCCAGTATAAAAaaagcctggcaaaaaagagtagaaattaaaaagtggcaacactgtagtgtcaatactaagatttttttattttcctcatagttgatgtgaaaagcagtatgtgtcacacggtatcaaaattatttcgtcttgggcgttaacacttgaatctctgattacgctcaggattctactttagaatcccttactacgttcaggattctattgtagaatccatcgcttcattcaggattcaatgtacgcccttgacggaaatatatcattttgatctcttgtaacacaaactactatttaggGATTACGGGGATTACAGTCGTCATCGTTGATTAAATCAATATTATACCTAAGTCTGTTGGTGTATCTATAAGGccacttacctacttataatcTTTAATATGGTCACTACTAGTCATTTGTATACGACAAAGCGCGCAGAAGTCTTAATAACTTACagataaatatatacctacctaattttgtGTACTTCTTACTGTAAGCTGTTGTTGCTGCTGGCTGTAGCGTAGCACCCTTCCTATTGGTTAGTTCTTCGCTGTGTTACAGTATCTAAGAATCCACTAGGTATttagtataggtacttataggtacttactgtaCATGAATCCTTATTTGCTTCACCGCCAGCACAAATGAAGGACGTGGTGTCAAGAGCGAAGCCAGGACCTAGACGTGCCGCTTGCATTTGAGCTTGGCACGTTGCTGGGTCTACAATCGGCACGTCTACTTTCTTCAAAATCTGCTGGTATTGCCCTTGTAGGCCAAACATATTTTTACCCCATCCAGATACCCAACACCTGAAATCGATTTTTAAGCGGTATTAAAGCAAAT
This genomic interval from Cydia splendana chromosome 4, ilCydSple1.2, whole genome shotgun sequence contains the following:
- the LOC134789919 gene encoding zinc finger protein 423 homolog; translation: MIMLFKGNSSRLEHLIEKIQANKENHDVTSEDLKEALGSVGSTAGSSWPSSTPEPSPSPTTDAAEPGDADAEPPFTLGATEHTPYQCQFCDKAFPRLSYLKKHEQTHSDQMPFRCEFCSRHFKHKRSRDRHVKLHTGDRKYRCPHCESAFSRSDHLKIHMKTHDIQKPFQCTVCNRGYNTAAALTSHMQGHKRDREGRETERRRALRCPRCGDAFRRTDLLQAHMTSAHGVDATALTPPRRVASQPPPTLLACIYCTRDTFTSMEQLQLHVRAAHSALLNGETPSDQVVEQPAPTDLSRRAEEPSVKRRRSDSATPQLALSPGTLLCNQCDAALPDFEAFRAHLKGHLEEGGELNRSSPTPCPHCGASFADAAASERHLAAHYLAVSCEYTCHSCARSFPTPDDLQKHLLDLHAHHLYRCSLCKEIFDSKVAIQVHFAVAHSGESKVWVCRSCGGTPLRSEAEGAAHVRARHSAARCACGAVLAGARALRAHAQLHAYRCPAPGCAESFAVQYLLERHMQAHHAVTHQGLNGDSTRPKRVENNNSGDGADGSCSPCAGGEAGGDERRRKNGAVALQCAYCGERTRSRAELEAHTRAHSGAAAARHKCLICDEILPSAAVLAEHKLTHCKVVAGDTCARCRARLPSEESFLSHMARHHPALPAPCVVCRQTLASEAEARLHARFHLRCSGDEQRCAICLRALPEGEAGAGARACAACYARHAAPRAPPPADHDCRLCRRALGSPTRLQAHLIEHTFAGIGAFTCYLCSAVFTSAAGLQRHLPEHASAPRPYDCARCGLKFFFRAELDNHSFVHLEEAEIAQRAFYEAYARGAASAWAALAPPEPTPASEPDAPVKREPEIKEEKTDEYIEVGSPPPPPPPPPSTPPAEPVVKQEKPDED